The Bacteroidia bacterium genomic interval AGGGGCATTGACCAAATATTCTGCCGGGAAGAGTTTGAGGAGATAGGGATTGGCGAAAGTCATTAATAACAAAAGGCCCATCCAAAAACTGGGAACACTATCCAGGGCAAAGAGAATACTGCCACTGAGTTTGTCCGGGAGTTTATCTTTATTTCTGGCTGCCCATACTCCGAGGGGAATACTGATCAGGAATACCAGCAGGGTACTCAGGAGGGCGAAACTGAAGGTGACCCAGAATCGCTTTTTGATTTCTTCATTGATCGGGCTATTGTCCAAATAAGAATATCCCCACTCAAATTGAATGGCTCCTTTGATCCAATTGTGATAACGATTGTCTGTTCCGTACCAGCTGATCCAGGGGATATAGGATTTCCAGTTGTTAGGGGAATGTTGGATTGCATCCAGGGCGGTGCGGACATCTTCAAGCTCCTTGCTAAGGATCTGGAGGGAATCCTGTTTTTGAAGGAAATCATGGATTTGATCCAATTTGGTTTTGATCGCTTCAACTTTTCCCAATCCCCGCAAGGCTATGATCTCGGCCTTCATCTGGGAGAAGGCTTCCCGGCTGCTAAAGGTCTTCATGCGGGAACGTTCCTGTGCATGGACTTGGTCCAGTTGTCGGATTTTGAGAAAATAGTTTTGCACCCTGGGCCAATCTCCACTGCGCAGGCAAAGTTCTTCGGCTGCTGCTTTTTGGCGATGGTCGTATATCAGGTGGAGGGTATCGGGTTCTGCGAAGGATTGGAGGGCAAAATAGAAAAGGGGTTTGTCGAGTTGATGGATTTCCCAGTTCTTTCTCAGGCAAGCTTCATAATCGCTAAAATTGGCCTGAGCCTCTACATTGCACTGAGAAGCCAATTCGTTTACCGGGGACTTTGTACTCAAATAAAAGACAAGCATGGAAATCAGGAGCAATCCTGGCAGAAAGATCCCTAAACGTTTGAGTGCGTATTTCCACATGTATTCAAGTAAAAAAAGTCGGGCTTAAATTCAAATCAGATCTGCTAGAAGCCGCTTTTTTTGGGCTTAAAGATTGGGGATAAAATTCCTTTAAAATTTTTTTGAAAATTCGTTCGCATATTCAATCATTATTTCTATCTTTGCAAACGCTTCGGAGAGGTGGGTGAGTGGCTTAAACCAGTAGTTTGCTAAACTGCCGTACTCTAACCGGGTACCGCGGGTTCGAATCCCGCCCTCTCCGCCACTAAAAAGCAGCTAGGAATTGGCAGCTTTTTAATTGCCTAGAGAGGCAGAAGATCTTTTCGGAACGAGGTGTGGCGCAGTCCGGTTAGCGCACCTGCTTTGGGAGCAGGGGGTCGCAGGTTCGAATCCTGCCACCTCGACAAAAAAAAGTTGCTTGTTATGAGCAACTTTTTTGAATCAGTTCTTTTCATAATGGTCCTGTAGCTCAACTGGATAGAGCAGCTGCCTTCTAAGCAGCAGGTTCGGGGTTCGAGTCCCTGCGGGATCACAGTTTAATAAAAATCGGCCTATACGTGCAGTACAGGTCGATTTTTGCTTGTCGAATACCTTTTGTATAGCATTTTTTGAGGCACTTACTTGTCGAAAGTGACCTTAAAAAAAAATGCTTGAACCCAAGATTTTTCAAAGAGTTGATACCCGGAAGGACGGAACTGCCCTTCTCTGCATTCAGTTAGTATTTAGTGGGAAACCCTATCGCATCAATCTGGGGATCTCTGTACGCAAGGATCAGTTTGATTCTCTAACCGGACGGGTGAAACGCAATCATCCCAACAGCAGTGATTTTAATTTGATCATCCAGCAAGGAATGGCCAGGGTGACCGAAACGCTCGTGAGATTTCGATTATCCAGGGAGCCGCTAACACTGGAGTCATTTAAAAGAGCCTATCACAATGAATCGGCGATTGAGGATTTCCTGAGCTTTTGGGAGCAGGAGATGTACGAGCAATTTCAGCGGGGCCAATTCACAGAAGGAACTTTAAAGAGGCATCAAAGATGTTTCGAACGGCTGCAGCGATTTACCCAGGAAGAGCTTTCCCAGGAACGATTACTTTTCTATCAAATCTCTCCCTCTCTCATGGCTAAGTTTGATTTATGGCTGGCAAAGCTCCTGAAGAAACGTGGAGCTGTGGATGGGAAGCCAGAAAGAAGAAATTGCCAAAAGTCCATTAAGAAATTTCTACTCTCTGCCAAAAGGCTAGGGAAGGAGTTTCAGGATCCCTTTCCTCCGGGGAGCAATGTCAAGTTTAAAACTCCAGAGCGAACCTGGTTGTCTGAGCAGGAATTAGGAAGGATGTATGATCTATTCAAGAAGCGAGACAAAAACATTTTTATCGATAAGTCCATCCGGATAGTCTTAAGGTCCTACCTGGTTCAATGCTTTTCTGGCCTTCGCTTCTCTGATGTTCGGGCAACAAAGATTCAAGCTAGGCAAAAAGATTATATTAAAATCCTCCCTCAGAAAACAGAGAAGTACGCTGAATGGCTGAGAGTTCCGTTAAGTGAGCCGTTGAGAAATTTGCTAAAAGGAAAGGATATTCAGGAAGATCGGTTGTTTGTCCAACGATTTCATAAAGTAGAGTATGTACCTTTGGTTCCAACCCTTACGGAGCCTGCTACGAATCGTATTTTAAAGGACTTGGCAAAGATGGCTCATATTCAAAAGAAGATTACTACCCATTCGGGTAGGCATACGTTTGCTACGCTTTTTTTAGAAAGGGGAGGATCAATAGAAGTGTTACAGAAGTTATTAGGGCATCGGAATATTAGGTCGACTATGACTTATGTCCATGTATGGCGTCAGCAAAAAGTGAAACGCTAGCTTAGTTGTGAATTAAGGTGTGCTTTTTCATAAAACTATTAACTTAAAAGTCTTATGGCAAAGCCTAAAAAATCCAAAGTATCCTCCCGTATTTCAGAGATCAAGCGTCGTACTCGCCGCAAGTTTAGCGCAGAGGAAAAAATCCGGATTGTCCTGGAAGGAGTTCGAGGGGAAGAAAGTATAGCCGAGATCTGTCGCAAGGAAAAGATCCATCCCAATATGTATTACCGCTGGAGCAAAGAGTTTCTTGAAGCAGGAAAGAAGCGATTGACAGGCGATCTCAAACGAGAAGCCACTAGCTCAGAAGTTGATTCACTTAAAGAAGAGAATGCTCAGCTCAAGGAAGCTTTAGCCGAAGTGATGCTTAAGAATCGACTCTTGAAAAAAAGCTTGAAGGGATTGGAATAACTACCGGCAGATATATGCGTTATTCTCAAGTAGAAAAATACGAGCTGATTCAGCTGGTAGAGCAGTCCGGTATGAGTGTTCGAAAGACACTCAAAGAACTCGATATCCATCCCAGCACTTTTTACAATTGGTACAATAGATATCTGGATAAAGGCTATGAAGGTCTGGCTCCCAAGAAGGGCAGACAGCGGGGATTTTGGAACCGCATTCCAGATACTCAAAGAGCAGAAGTAGTTGAGCTGGCTTTGGATAAACCTGAGCTTTCTCCCAGAGAAATTGCTTTTCATGTCCAGGACAACAAAGGCTGGTTTATCTCAGAATCGAGTGTTTACAGGATTTTGAAAGCTAGAGGATTGATTACTTCTCCTGCCTTTATTCTGATAAAAGCTGATAAAGAATTCAAGGATAAAACCACTCAAATCAATCAAATGTGGCAAACCGATTTTTCTTATTTCAAGGTATTCGGTTGGGGCTGGTATTATCTCTCAACCGTCATGGACGATTATTCCAGATTTATCCTCTCATGGAATCTTTCTCCTACGATGAGAACAGAAGATGCGGAACAGACCATAAAACTGGCGCTTGATTTTACGGATCTAAGTAAAGAAGAGGCTCCGAAGTTGCTTTCTGATAACGGCTCCAGCTATATCTCGGGTCAGTTCAAAGAATTCCTACAAGAAAGAGGCTTAGCCCATATCCGCGGCAGGCCCAATCATCCCCAAACTCAGGGTAAAATTGAACGATATCACAGGTCGATCAAAAATGTCATCAAACTGGAAAATTACTTCTTCCCTGACCAGCTAGAGGAAAATATCCGCCAATTTGTAGATTATTACAATTACCACAGATATCATGAGTCGCTCAAAAACCTCACGCCAGCTGATGTTTACTTTCAAAGGGGAGAGAAAATCCTCAGGCGAAGACAGAAGCTCAAATCGAAAACCGTTAAACTCAGACGTTCTTTATACGAGCAGTCAAAAGCAGCTGCTTCAACTTAATTGTTTATCTTTAACCTAGATGGAATTCACACCTTAAATATCCTTCTTCTGTTCCACTTTCCTTTGACGATATACAATGGTTGCTACAGTAGTACTGCTAATCACTCAGCCCAGGCTGAGTCTAGCTGAGATGGAAGAGAAGAAATCCAGCGATAGAGGAACTACTTATTGGATATTTGGATTTGCTAGCATAGGCATTTTAAGCTCAGTTCTTGAATGGTCGATGCTCCGGCAATTTGGAGGATTTACCAAGCTGCAGCTAATCGGAATGATCCTTATTCTGCTCAGCTTATCTTTCCGGATCTATGTCATCCAAATACTCGGGAAAAGCTTTACTGCTACAGTCAGCATTGAAGAGGACCAAAGGCTGATACAGAAAGGGCCCTATTCGATCCTGAGGCATCCCTCCTATACAGGGGCCTGGGGATACTTTCTGGGAATGGCTATAGTTCTCAATTCGATCGCAGGATTTTTGATCTTCTTCTTTGGTTTGTGGTTCGCTTATCAGAGGAGAATAGCAGCAGAGGAAAAGGCGCTGACAGCACATTTTGGAGAAGAGTATCTGAAGTATCAGGCAAGAACCTTCAAAATGATTCCGGGGATATGGTAGGAGCCTATGTTATCAAACCGCTCCCCCAGGAACAACTTACATCATACTTTCAAATGAGGTTTCAAACTGCAAAAATGTACAACAAAGCCCTCCTTTCTCAAGCCGCGAATGAGGCAAGATTGGAGATGGATTTATTTGATCCCATCTCTTTGCATATCGGAACCTTTCAGAATGATCGTTTAGTAGGCTGCAGCAGGTTAACTCAACCCAAGAGCCTGAGCATATTTCTTGAGAGAGAAAGATCCCTGAAAGATGCAAGACGCCGAGAACAGATCGAATTTGATGAGCGGAGCCTGCCAAGCTCGGCATTCCTCGAGGACAGAAACCTCTTGAAACTCGAATACTTCCTGGAAGGCATCAAGTTTTCAGGAAAGCGATTTTCTGAGGCTGGGAGGTTTATCCATACCAGCAATACGTTTAATCCACGACTAGTGGCGCATATGCTCGGATACATATGGGCCCTAAACGCTTATTATGAAATTGATTACTGCTTTTTCAATACGACTAAGGCTCATGCCAAGTATTATACGCGCCTGTTTGGCTGCAAAGCAATTCTTCCGGAACTGAGATTTAATACAGGTGCCAAGTCTGAGAAATACTTCTTGTATGCCGATATCAAAAATCCTCCCCGGACTCAATTTCGACTCATAAAAAAGATTCTGGATGCATTTGAAAAGAATGAGGGACCTGCTGCGATATCGATAAAGCATGTATTGAAAAAGGCCAGTTAAACGAATGTAGAAATGAGTAAGTTAGAATCCCTATCAAAGCCCAAATACCAGGAATATCTGCTTGAGAAAGTAGCGGATAGAGGGATCATCGTTCCCATCGTCGTATTTGGGGTAGTAAGTCTGTTTACGATCATTGATTATGTCTCTCTGGGGCTTGATAGTATTTATTTCAGGTCTCTGGCGCTTATTCCTTTGCTCGGGTCGATTCTGGCTTATTCTATCAAAGCCAGTGGCAAAGTCCTCATGTTTTTACAGCAATCCTGGTTGTTGGGGGGCAATATTATGATGGCCGGCCTAGCCTATATCGTGTTTAGCGAGCATCAGGATGATTTTGTCCTGAAATACGGGACCATCGTAGGCTATTCCATTGCCATCTACATTTCCATTTTGATCTCCTATGATCGCTCGATTCTTTGGATCATAGCCCTTCCCCTTGCGATCTCCAGTATCGGCCTCTATGTGAGCATGCAATCTTTGGAATGGGTGCTCATGGCCAATCTTTATGTAGTGGTAGGTGTTTCATTTGCCCTTGTAAGCAATCAGCATTCCCAGGAGTATTCTTTGTTTAAAGAGCGCCTGGTTACCGAGGAGCTAAACGATCGCCTGGAACAGTTTGGCCATATTGCTGCCCATGATCTCAGGAGTCCACTCGGTATCATCTCTACGCATATTGGAATCGTCAGAAGGAGAATAAATGAAGGGGCTTACGATAGAGTCAATGATAATTTCAAACTCATCGAAAGTACAGTAGTAAATATGGATAAGCTCCTGGGGGACATTCTCGCTTATTCCAGAGATTCTATGGATGAAGCGGAGAATAGCTGGGTAGATTTGGAATCAATTCTGATGCGGGTTAAAGAAGATCTCTCGGAGCTATTTGAGCAAGCAGGTGGAGAGATGGAAATTAGTCAGGACTTGCCTTCCATCTATGGAAGCTCTGCGCGAATGTACCAGGTATTCTACAACCTGGTATTGAATTCCATCAAATACAGAAACTCAAAATGGAGCTTGCAGGTGATCATTGAATCCTATACAAAGCAGGGTAATGCTTTTGTGCTCGTTCATGACAATGGCTTGGGAATTCCTAAGCATCTGCACAGAAAAGTATTTGAGCCCTTTGAACGCTTCCACTTAGATGTACCAGGTAGTGGGCTGGGTTTATCCATGGTAAAAAAGCATATAGAATTGCACGGAGGATTTGTATCTCTTGAATCCAGTGAGGGAAAGGGAAGCTCTTTCTCTATTCAATTTCCCAAAAGGATAGTAAGGGCTAAAGTGCTCTAAACTCATCAAAGACTAATGAGCAAGATCTCGTTTGAGATCTCGGGCCAGCCTTGTTGTTTGGGCTGGTCTTCTTTTTGGAGAATAAGGCCCAATCTCCATTTTTATAGAATCTTTAGCTATTTCTGAATGTGTAATTTTTAGGTTACGTTCAGGAAATGATAGTGTAAATAAAGTTATTTCATTTATGAACTATTGTCCCAGTTGATCTTCTTCCTTTCTCTTCAGATAGAAAGTATTCATTAGGAAACCACATTTCCATTCCTTGGATCATTTCCTATTTCAAAGACAAATAATATTGTGAATATCGACTTTTCTTGGCTTTGAGGTCCAGAGCTTTTATTAACGGATGTTACTTTTTAAATGAGCCCCAGCATGTGTTCTAAATATTGGTTATTTGATTAATTGTCTGTTGAGACCTATCTTAAAATTTGATAATCAGAAGCTATACGATCCAACTTGGAGTATTTAGGCATACCCGAGCAGAGACCTACATAGAAGGTAGATAATCTAATGAATATCTATAAGGTCATCTTCCAAAAGTATTGAAGTCGGAAGGCCTTCCCCATTTTCAAAAGTATTAAATTTAAGGAGTTGCATAATATTAAGTTTAATACTCAAATCGAAAATAGCAGACCCATCATCATAACAGTTAATATTATCTAATATGTAATTCGTTTGAATCTTGGTGAGCTTAGTTGTAATTCTAAGCTGATCAACTTCATTATTTTTAAATTTTATCATGGAAGGTTGAAGTTGATTGTTAATAGCTAGAATTGGTAAATCGGTTTGATCTCGTAATGAATTCTTACCAAAGGTAATAGATTTAATTTTTATTACTCCTGAATTATTCAGATACAAGTTGTTTAGGAAATATCTTATCAATTCGTCATCGTTACTAAGATTATAGGAAACAATCTTGTTGAAAATTTGGTCTTCCGGTAATTTAAAATTAGTGAAAATATTAAAGGTTACAGAATCAGTATTCTTGCTTAGTTCGTATCCGAGAACTCCCCACTGAGATTCGGATAATCTCTCATAAATTAAAATGTCTTCTATGGAAATACTGTCAATTTGTTTACTTTTTTTGAATACAGAAAAACCAAAACCTGAAAGAGTCGGGATGAATATACAAATAGTAAGAATAATCAATATTGAGTTTAAAAATCTATTTCCTCTACTTACTAACGATTCAAGTCTAATTGAATTTCTTTGATTTAATATTGGCAATTTTTGCAGAATTCTATCAATGAAAACAGGTTTAGATTTTGTAGGGGTTTGAAATAATTTCCCAATAACTTTACCTGGAATTACTATACAAATATATAGCATGAATAAATCTATTATACTAGAAATTATCATAAGGATAACCATTGGTCCAGGGAGATCACTAAAGCTATTAAATTCAGCCCTTATAATATCAAATCCCTTTTCAGCCAAAATTGATTTATACGGAAATGAAAGTATTATTTGAATTAATAGCCAAGTGAAAGCAATGAAGAATTGAAATCCCGCTATGAAATAAACACCTAGACGAAACTTATTCGATTGGTTTTTATAGAAAAAGCTGTTGAATGCAATTACTAATAAAACCATAGGTAGTGTTATAAAAACTACCTCGGCAACTGATAAATTTGTAAGGTTGGGGAGCTTATTAAATAATCCTGAATAATCGGAAAGTCCAAATGGGGCAGAATTTAGTAAATAGGGAAAATAACCTATTGCATTTATTCCTAGTAAGGTTGAGACAGTTAGGAATACGTAAGGTTTGGACAATGAATTTTTACTTTCTATTTTTTCAATAAAAAGATCTTGTTTAAACATGAACAAAAATATTGTTCGAAAATAGATTTTGATGAATATTACTAAATCTTCGATCGTATCATCAATAATTTGAGATACTTTAAATTTTGATTCTGTACTCATTTTAAAGTTTAAGTAATTTCATGGAGAAGACAAATAATCTTACTATTATTCGAAATGCCGCACATAAGATAGAAAAGAATATTAATGTTCACCATTCGGCTAAGAGAAGTTATTTCGTTTTCAAACCAATAAAACAAATTATTATGTTTCATTGGTATAACTCAAAATTCCGCTTAGCCAAATGGTGAACAATCCAATATAGAAAATTTGAAAGTTTATGGTTTAAGTGGTTTCTCAGCATCAGATCCCTCTCCTAGTATTGGCGTCTGTTCCAAGTACATATATTCTATTTAAGACCTTAAGCCTGTTTATTCACTCCGGATCTAGACTTATTCTTATTTGCTTCTTTGACTTCCTAGTCATCATCTTAAACTAAGGAAGTATTTCTATAGGTAAGCACCGTCATGACCCAACCGCATAGGTATATGAGTGTAAATATGACGAGAAGTATATCCTCCATATTAAGCCTCTTTTATGTCAGCACGTTCAAGGGTAATGCTGATATATTTGCCTATGGTCGTTCGGGCAAAGCCTGTTTTATTGGAGAAGGAAGTTCTTTCTCTATTCAATTTCCCCAAAGGATTGTGAGGGCCAAAGTGATCTAAACTCATCAAAGACTAATGAGCAAGATCTCATTTAAGATCTCAGGCCAGCCTTGTTGTTTGGGCTGGTCTTCTTTTTGGGGAATATTTATAGGGAAAACGGGGGTAATTAGAGACTGTTTCCCAAAGTGTGTCAAAGTTAGAAACTACTTAACTTGACATACAATGGCAAAAGAGAAATTTGATTACGAAAAATTTAAAGAGGAAGCCCGGGAGAAATTACAATCCGGAGGTAGCCTTCTAGGCAAAGAGGGAGCCTTGACTTCCTTACTGAAAGACTTTTTAGAAGAGAGTCTAGTGGGAGAGTTGGAAACTCATCTAGATGAAGGTCCTAAAGGCAATCGAAAAAATGGCCGGGGAAAAAAGCGAGTAAAGACTTCCTTAGGGGAAGTTGAAATCTCTCCGCCCAGAGATCGAGATGGGAGCTTCTCTCCCAAACTACTTCCCAAGCGCAAAAGAACCCTGGGAGAAGATATAGACCGTCAGATTCTGGCCCTTTATGCACGAGGTTCAAGCTATGGCAATATCCGTGATTATCTCGAAGAGATGTATGGCCTGGAAGTATCGACCGCAGCGATTAGCCGGATTACAGACAAAGTATTGCCGCTTTTGCAGGAATGGAAAGGTCGGGCTTTGGAAGCGGTTTATCCAATCGTTTGGATGGATGCGATCCATTACAAAGTGCGTGTTGAGGGGCGAGTGGTAACCAAGGCGGTATATTGTGTGCTGGGCTTGACTCAGGAGGGCTACAAAGAAGTTATGGGTCTTTATCTGGGAGAAGTAGGCGGAGAAAGCTCAAAATTCTGGCTCCAGGTGCTCACAGACCTACAAAACAGAGGCGTTGAGGACATCTTCATTGCTTGCATAGACAATCTCTCGGGCTTTACCCAGGCCATCGAAAGTATCTTCCCTAAGACCGAGGTTCAACTGTGTATCGTCCACCAGATCCGTAACTCGAAGAAGTACTTGGCCTGGAATGATACCCGAGCCTTTATCAAGGAGTTAAAAACGGTCTATCAGGCTTCCAATCTAGATCTGGCTGAGCGCAACCTCGATATGCTGGAAGCCAACTGGGGAAAGAAGTATCCAGCCATCATCGATTCCTGGCGAAGGAACTGGGAACATTTGAGCAAATATTTCCAGTATACCTATGAGATCCGTAGGATTATTTATACCACAAATATCGTCGAAGGATTTAATCGTCAGCTAAGGAAGGTTACCAAAACCAAAGGGGCCTTTACCTCTGATGAGGGCTTGATGAAATTACTCTACCTGGTACAAAATGATGTTACCAAAAAATGGACAAGGCCTGTCCACAACTGGAACCAGACCTTGTCTAAATTATCCATTATCTTTGGCGATAGGCTCAAACTTGACTTATGACCCTCACGCTCATTTTCCCCAGGAAAAGACCTGGTCTTTTTGAAGGCCTTTTCCCGGAAAAAATGTTTAGCCAATTAATCGATGACACACTTGGTGAAACACTACCGGTAATTATGATATTTGACTTAATAACGTTTCGTGTAAATGGCGTACTGACACATAGCCAGTATGATCATTTTACACCATGTTACTTGCAGTTTTTATTTTTCAATTTATGATTCATTTGGAAGAACTTCGTAGCTAATCGCACAATAACTATCACTTGAATTATGATTATATCTGTGCCAATCTTTATTTGACCTTAATAGAACTCGAATAACTAAATACCTTCCTACATGTCTATTTTCAAGCTCAAGAACTAATTGATTACCTGTACCAGAAATTCCATTTCCACTCCATATAATTGCATATGAATCTGGTTCAAAACTAGGGTCAACTTCGGCATTTATTGTCAACGTTTCTCCCACATAAAGTTTAGTACTTGTGCTTCCTTGAATACTTCCACCTCCAGTCGGTTCTGTGAAATGTTGTTCATTTCCTAATGAATCAAATAGTCTTATAAAATATGGTGCATTGTAATCGCTCATTTGATGGTTGTTTTGGTGCCAATTTTTAATTGAATCTATTATATCATTTGAATAACAAATTGCCTGTTCTGCTTGACGAACAGAGATATGATTTGCATGAGACAATGGATTTCTGACATCAATGATTTTTTGAATAAAGATCCGAGCTGTATCCGCCCCGTTTGGAAACGCTAATATCATAGGTTCTCGAAATTGAGTGGGCCAATAGTTTGGATGACATATTATTGTCATTAGGTCATCTAAAAATAAAGCATCAATTAATCTTGGGCATCTTCCAGGTTCACGAGAATGTAGTTCCTCTGCTCTTCTTTTTATTTGATTGTTAATAATATTACTACCGTCCGGATTCGTTGCATTAAAATAGTCTTGCCCATAAGTGGAAGAGAACCGCGTGTCGATTAGTCGCCTAAACCATCTTTCAAGTGATTCAATCTTGCGTCTAGTTATTGATCTTAACTCATCTTCGGTTAAACTATGTAAAGGCATAATTCTTCAATAGATTTTTTGTAATTGCAAGTAACGATTAGCTAAACTCCTGTACGCAGCGGCAGCGGAGTATGGAGTTTTAGGTTTTGTTGTATGATTTCAATTTTTCTTTATCCGGATATTATATTTGGAAAATTTCAACTCACTTTCCTGAATTTCTACCTGCTCATTTCTTTCAATTCGTTTTTGAGGTGAAAAGAATAGTAGTTTTGCAGCTAACTCTCCAATAGGATTTGATGAAGTGGGGTCTTTAACTTTTGCAGAAGCTTCAAACATTTGATACCAAGAAGCCCAGATGGCACGCTCATCTAACTTTTGATTCGAAAAATTTATATGATGCCTTGCTATTATGAATAGATGTACATCTTCTATTTTATCAAAATCAAAACCACAGGTATTAAGAATATTTTTTGGAGAATTAGTCTGGACCCATGCTTCGATTTTATCAATCCATTCAACAGATTTAGGAATTAAGTTAGTGATTTTACTGAACCTTTCTTTCATGCTATATCCAAATGGATCTTGCCACTTTAATTGGAACAAACCCAGAACTTTTCTAGATGGATCATACAGAGCTGCATCAATATCTGTCAGAAACTTCCCGTTTTCTTTGATAATGGGATTACCGTCTGCCACAAGCAATCTAGTCTCCTTGAACAAGGAATAAACTTGATCGCGGAATCTTTTTTCCCTACCATTTACGTTTTTATCATAGTCGCTTCTATATTTTCTCTTTAATTCTCTATTTAAGAAAAATACGGGTTTATCCATCGCCCCAAATGTTGACCTAATA includes:
- a CDS encoding site-specific integrase; the encoded protein is MLEPKIFQRVDTRKDGTALLCIQLVFSGKPYRINLGISVRKDQFDSLTGRVKRNHPNSSDFNLIIQQGMARVTETLVRFRLSREPLTLESFKRAYHNESAIEDFLSFWEQEMYEQFQRGQFTEGTLKRHQRCFERLQRFTQEELSQERLLFYQISPSLMAKFDLWLAKLLKKRGAVDGKPERRNCQKSIKKFLLSAKRLGKEFQDPFPPGSNVKFKTPERTWLSEQELGRMYDLFKKRDKNIFIDKSIRIVLRSYLVQCFSGLRFSDVRATKIQARQKDYIKILPQKTEKYAEWLRVPLSEPLRNLLKGKDIQEDRLFVQRFHKVEYVPLVPTLTEPATNRILKDLAKMAHIQKKITTHSGRHTFATLFLERGGSIEVLQKLLGHRNIRSTMTYVHVWRQQKVKR
- a CDS encoding ABC transporter permease, which gives rise to MWKYALKRLGIFLPGLLLISMLVFYLSTKSPVNELASQCNVEAQANFSDYEACLRKNWEIHQLDKPLFYFALQSFAEPDTLHLIYDHRQKAAAEELCLRSGDWPRVQNYFLKIRQLDQVHAQERSRMKTFSSREAFSQMKAEIIALRGLGKVEAIKTKLDQIHDFLQKQDSLQILSKELEDVRTALDAIQHSPNNWKSYIPWISWYGTDNRYHNWIKGAIQFEWGYSYLDNSPINEEIKKRFWVTFSFALLSTLLVFLISIPLGVWAARNKDKLPDKLSGSILFALDSVPSFWMGLLLLMTFANPYLLKLFPAEYLVNAPSLLTKIMSMILPLITYTYGSIAILSRMSRNALLEVSEQDYIRTARAKGLRENQVVWKHGMRNALLPMISLSVYVLPALFSGSVIIEEIFNIPGLGTYIYTAVALNNTPVILAVFSILGFLTLLGYLISDILTYKADPRINLNES
- a CDS encoding IS256 family transposase, producing the protein MAKEKFDYEKFKEEAREKLQSGGSLLGKEGALTSLLKDFLEESLVGELETHLDEGPKGNRKNGRGKKRVKTSLGEVEISPPRDRDGSFSPKLLPKRKRTLGEDIDRQILALYARGSSYGNIRDYLEEMYGLEVSTAAISRITDKVLPLLQEWKGRALEAVYPIVWMDAIHYKVRVEGRVVTKAVYCVLGLTQEGYKEVMGLYLGEVGGESSKFWLQVLTDLQNRGVEDIFIACIDNLSGFTQAIESIFPKTEVQLCIVHQIRNSKKYLAWNDTRAFIKELKTVYQASNLDLAERNLDMLEANWGKKYPAIIDSWRRNWEHLSKYFQYTYEIRRIIYTTNIVEGFNRQLRKVTKTKGAFTSDEGLMKLLYLVQNDVTKKWTRPVHNWNQTLSKLSIIFGDRLKLDL
- a CDS encoding isoprenylcysteine carboxylmethyltransferase family protein, which encodes MVATVVLLITQPRLSLAEMEEKKSSDRGTTYWIFGFASIGILSSVLEWSMLRQFGGFTKLQLIGMILILLSLSFRIYVIQILGKSFTATVSIEEDQRLIQKGPYSILRHPSYTGAWGYFLGMAIVLNSIAGFLIFFFGLWFAYQRRIAAEEKALTAHFGEEYLKYQARTFKMIPGIW
- a CDS encoding HAMP domain-containing sensor histidine kinase, yielding MSKLESLSKPKYQEYLLEKVADRGIIVPIVVFGVVSLFTIIDYVSLGLDSIYFRSLALIPLLGSILAYSIKASGKVLMFLQQSWLLGGNIMMAGLAYIVFSEHQDDFVLKYGTIVGYSIAIYISILISYDRSILWIIALPLAISSIGLYVSMQSLEWVLMANLYVVVGVSFALVSNQHSQEYSLFKERLVTEELNDRLEQFGHIAAHDLRSPLGIISTHIGIVRRRINEGAYDRVNDNFKLIESTVVNMDKLLGDILAYSRDSMDEAENSWVDLESILMRVKEDLSELFEQAGGEMEISQDLPSIYGSSARMYQVFYNLVLNSIKYRNSKWSLQVIIESYTKQGNAFVLVHDNGLGIPKHLHRKVFEPFERFHLDVPGSGLGLSMVKKHIELHGGFVSLESSEGKGSSFSIQFPKRIVRAKVL